One genomic window of Halorhabdus sp. CBA1104 includes the following:
- a CDS encoding NfeD family protein — protein MALVFGMDLSLLLLLAGASLIIGEAFAPGAHFIVLGIALLAAGLVGLALPSSLGVLSVVLMAGVVIAVGSVSLYVYRQFDFYGGKGAGRTSDSDSLKGLTGRVTERVTSTDGEVKLDGGGFNPYYRARAFDEEIPVDQEVIVVDPGGGNVITVESMAALATDDIDDELEADRQATTPDDDTTPSPADRETESETV, from the coding sequence ATGGCGCTGGTCTTTGGCATGGACCTCTCGTTGTTACTGTTGCTGGCCGGAGCGTCGCTGATCATCGGCGAGGCCTTCGCGCCCGGAGCGCACTTTATCGTCCTCGGGATCGCGCTGCTGGCTGCGGGACTGGTTGGGCTTGCCCTTCCCTCCTCGCTGGGCGTCCTGTCGGTGGTGCTCATGGCCGGCGTGGTGATCGCCGTGGGGAGCGTCTCGCTGTATGTCTACCGGCAGTTCGACTTTTACGGCGGGAAAGGTGCTGGTCGGACGAGTGACTCGGACTCGTTGAAGGGGCTGACCGGCCGTGTGACCGAACGTGTCACTAGCACGGATGGGGAAGTGAAACTCGACGGTGGTGGCTTCAACCCGTATTACCGGGCCCGTGCGTTCGACGAGGAGATCCCAGTCGATCAAGAAGTGATCGTCGTCGACCCCGGTGGCGGCAACGTCATCACCGTCGAATCGATGGCAGCCCTGGCGACGGACGACATCGACGACGAACTCGAAGCCGACCGCCAGGCAACGACACCGGACGACGATACCACTCCCTCCCCGGCAGACCGGGAAACCGAATCGGAGACCGTCTGA
- the rpiA gene encoding ribose-5-phosphate isomerase RpiA, which yields MDESTRKAAKRRASERAVEAVTDGDMVGLGSGSTAEHAIRLLGDKVEDGLDIVGVPTSFQAREVATDVGIELTTLEETAGRLDVAIDGADQFAGGDLIKGGGAAHAREKIVDSAAQELVIVVDPTKRADVLDAAVPVEVLPDARRTAADAIRALDGEPTLRRAKHKSGPVVTDNGNLVFDCDFGELTDPATLASALSELPGVVEHGLFLDLADVVYLGTETGVERIEP from the coding sequence ATGGACGAATCCACACGCAAGGCAGCGAAGCGACGCGCCAGTGAACGTGCTGTCGAGGCCGTCACGGACGGCGATATGGTTGGTCTTGGCAGCGGGAGTACGGCCGAACACGCGATTCGCCTGCTCGGGGATAAAGTTGAAGACGGCCTGGATATCGTCGGTGTCCCGACTTCCTTCCAGGCTCGGGAAGTCGCAACCGACGTTGGGATCGAATTGACGACCCTCGAAGAGACAGCAGGCCGCCTCGACGTGGCGATCGATGGGGCCGATCAGTTCGCGGGCGGCGATCTGATAAAAGGCGGTGGCGCGGCCCACGCTCGTGAGAAAATCGTGGACAGTGCAGCCCAAGAGTTGGTCATCGTCGTCGACCCGACGAAACGAGCGGACGTCCTCGACGCCGCGGTCCCGGTCGAGGTCCTCCCTGATGCCCGCCGGACCGCTGCCGACGCAATTCGTGCACTCGATGGCGAACCGACACTGCGCCGGGCCAAACACAAGAGCGGTCCCGTCGTAACCGATAACGGAAACCTCGTCTTTGACTGTGACTTTGGCGAGCTCACCGATCCAGCGACGCTTGCTTCAGCCCTCTCGGAGCTGCCTGGCGTCGTCGAACACGGACTCTTCCTCGATCTCGCTGACGTCGTCTACCTGGGAACCGAAACGGGTGTCGAACGGATCGAGCCGTAG
- a CDS encoding ABC transporter substrate-binding protein: MVDNQQLDDYSTISRRRFAQIAGATGAAALAGCGGGDTTTEGGGQEDTPADGGETDDGTSDSSTQVYDAEYDNLNQSAATADLQYNHLNSSSYAGWIAWTLTDRLIAYNFNEREYQPYALEEYTIEPQRAELTIRGDYAWVDGTDYTSTHLKQEIAASYIVGGGLWDYIETLDNIKTPDEKTLVLELPEAANPTALEHEIGAIQTNIRAKDGTPFATLWNEMQENGVDGVSDSTREEVSNFSPSSPPMTAAPWTFESGDANGVRLSRNEEHPDADNINFSNYYWGASPGNEHKQSQLVSGKVNSVMSLYCPPRIAANVPDEFEEARPPAYWGYGLMPNHERPHVEHREVRQAIQHAIDRSVVKQNAGPRTKEMAATPGALCPGQPEEEWLGDTMDSYLRFEDPERGAELLEEAGYTKDSGTWKDSNGKTASLEVSVFAGWSDWVTASQTIVSQLNDFGFDASLNTVPGGSAWGDILPNSKFQIHTYSWMSGGPRGAFPYYSARRQVGYVWGAGNIHNYPGWNGGDGQEITVPDGNGGELSANPVELVDSLPRITDEEELTQTVRDLHRVLNVDQPFMPLSTKLEQSWYEQSDTWAAPDEDSTKAGVKWPSCWLPKQGDISYKGD, translated from the coding sequence ATGGTGGACAACCAGCAGTTAGACGACTATAGTACGATCAGCCGCCGCCGGTTCGCTCAGATCGCTGGAGCGACCGGGGCGGCAGCCCTCGCGGGTTGTGGTGGCGGCGATACGACCACTGAAGGGGGCGGCCAAGAAGACACGCCGGCGGACGGTGGCGAGACGGACGACGGTACGTCCGATTCCTCGACACAGGTTTACGACGCTGAATACGACAACCTCAACCAGTCGGCGGCGACCGCTGATCTACAGTACAACCATCTCAACAGCTCCTCGTATGCGGGTTGGATCGCGTGGACCCTGACCGACCGCCTCATCGCGTACAACTTCAACGAGCGGGAGTATCAACCCTACGCGCTCGAAGAGTACACCATCGAACCCCAGCGGGCAGAACTCACTATTCGGGGCGATTATGCGTGGGTCGATGGGACGGATTATACGTCCACGCACCTCAAACAGGAGATCGCTGCCAGTTACATCGTCGGTGGTGGGCTCTGGGACTACATCGAAACTCTGGACAACATCAAGACGCCCGACGAGAAGACGCTGGTTCTGGAGCTTCCCGAGGCTGCAAACCCGACAGCGCTGGAGCACGAGATCGGTGCCATCCAGACGAACATTCGCGCAAAGGATGGGACCCCGTTTGCGACCCTTTGGAACGAGATGCAAGAGAACGGGGTTGACGGAGTCAGTGACTCCACCCGCGAGGAAGTGTCGAACTTCTCGCCTTCGAGCCCGCCGATGACGGCCGCGCCGTGGACGTTCGAAAGCGGTGACGCCAACGGCGTTCGGCTGTCGCGCAACGAGGAACACCCCGACGCCGACAACATCAACTTTTCAAACTACTACTGGGGCGCTTCGCCGGGTAACGAACACAAGCAGTCCCAGCTGGTTTCGGGCAAAGTCAACAGTGTAATGAGTCTGTACTGCCCGCCACGGATCGCGGCAAACGTGCCGGACGAGTTCGAAGAGGCACGTCCGCCGGCGTACTGGGGCTACGGGCTCATGCCGAACCACGAGCGCCCGCACGTCGAACACCGGGAAGTCCGCCAGGCAATCCAGCATGCGATCGACCGCAGTGTCGTAAAGCAAAACGCTGGCCCGCGGACCAAAGAGATGGCGGCAACTCCGGGTGCCCTCTGTCCGGGCCAACCTGAAGAAGAATGGCTCGGTGACACCATGGACAGCTACCTCCGCTTTGAGGATCCGGAACGCGGTGCGGAGCTACTCGAAGAAGCTGGCTATACGAAAGACAGCGGCACCTGGAAAGACTCAAACGGCAAGACTGCATCCCTCGAAGTCAGCGTCTTCGCTGGCTGGTCTGACTGGGTGACGGCCTCCCAGACGATTGTCAGCCAGCTCAACGACTTCGGCTTCGATGCCTCGTTGAACACCGTGCCCGGTGGGTCTGCCTGGGGCGACATTTTGCCCAACAGCAAGTTCCAGATCCACACCTACTCCTGGATGTCCGGCGGACCCCGCGGTGCGTTCCCCTACTATTCGGCCCGACGTCAGGTCGGTTACGTCTGGGGTGCTGGAAATATCCACAACTATCCTGGCTGGAACGGTGGTGACGGGCAAGAGATCACCGTGCCCGACGGTAACGGTGGCGAACTGTCTGCGAACCCAGTCGAACTGGTCGACAGTCTCCCACGGATCACTGACGAAGAGGAACTCACGCAGACGGTGCGCGACCTCCACCGCGTGTTGAACGTCGATCAGCCGTTCATGCCACTCTCGACGAAGCTCGAACAGTCGTGGTACGAGCAGAGTGACACGTGGGCCGCGCCTGACGAAGACTCGACGAAAGCCGGGGTCAAGTGGCCGTCGTGTTGGTTGCCAAAGCAGGGCGACATCTCCTACAAAGGAGACTAG
- a CDS encoding ABC transporter permease, which yields MVNYYIKRTGQMVVTLYAVVTIAFALVRFLPGGPATALRAQLMQEDVPSEVIAQRIELYLSVNPDAPLLDQYISYMSNIFLEGSLGKSVFIQRQTPVTEILAEALPWTLFIVISSIILFHIMAVVIGALMAYWEGSLFDTVNSAIAIVFTSIPFYVLAIVLVWILGYEMSLFPVGNRYGDAIEPGLSVTYILDVIYHGALPIASMVITQYGVRALSFRGNSIQILGEDFVRVARLRGLSDSRIALWYVGRNAILPLYTGFLLSLGWLLGGTVILEEIFNYPGIGLKFIEALEVRDYPVIMGVFIMITVALVVGIYVADLTYGKIDPRIETGDQSEAF from the coding sequence ATGGTAAATTACTACATAAAACGGACTGGACAGATGGTAGTGACGCTCTATGCCGTCGTTACCATCGCATTCGCACTGGTGCGTTTCCTCCCAGGGGGGCCCGCAACGGCGTTACGAGCGCAGTTGATGCAAGAAGACGTTCCCTCGGAAGTCATCGCCCAGCGTATCGAACTGTATCTCAGTGTCAATCCCGACGCCCCGCTGTTGGATCAGTACATAAGCTACATGAGCAATATCTTCTTGGAGGGGAGCCTCGGCAAATCCGTCTTTATCCAGCGCCAGACCCCAGTCACAGAGATCCTGGCAGAGGCACTCCCGTGGACGCTGTTTATCGTCATTTCGTCTATCATTCTCTTCCACATCATGGCTGTCGTAATCGGTGCGCTGATGGCCTACTGGGAGGGGAGTCTGTTCGACACGGTGAATTCAGCTATCGCGATCGTGTTCACGTCGATCCCGTTCTACGTGCTCGCCATCGTGCTCGTCTGGATCCTCGGGTACGAGATGAGCTTGTTCCCGGTCGGAAACCGGTACGGGGACGCCATCGAGCCAGGACTCTCAGTGACGTACATCCTCGATGTGATCTATCACGGAGCGTTGCCGATCGCCTCGATGGTGATAACCCAGTACGGTGTTCGCGCACTGTCGTTCCGTGGGAACAGTATCCAGATCCTCGGCGAGGACTTCGTTCGGGTCGCCCGGCTGCGTGGCTTGTCCGACTCCCGGATCGCGCTCTGGTATGTCGGACGGAACGCGATCTTGCCGCTGTATACGGGCTTTCTGCTCTCGCTCGGGTGGCTGCTCGGTGGCACCGTGATCCTCGAAGAGATCTTCAACTATCCCGGTATCGGGCTCAAGTTTATCGAAGCGCTCGAAGTCCGCGACTATCCGGTGATCATGGGCGTGTTCATCATGATCACGGTCGCACTGGTCGTCGGTATCTATGTCGCCGACCTGACCTACGGGAAGATCGATCCGCGCATCGAAACGGGTGATCAAAGTGAAGCATTCTGA
- a CDS encoding YqaA family protein, which translates to MAAGGDFLSWLYGALEGSVQSATGPLGLLIIAIYSFLIAFVLPLPSEIVLAPAGQMQLGLPYGPTLAVIILVSGIGKAAGSVFAFHIGQEAKEYGPLVRRIKASRFDVIGWSERKTVQLARRFGYVGLAMALSVPFFPDTISIYAFTILEEDYFKFALATFAGSVGRLLVTIGAFGSVFVLF; encoded by the coding sequence CTGGCAGCCGGTGGGGACTTCCTGTCGTGGCTCTATGGCGCGCTCGAGGGATCGGTACAATCAGCGACAGGGCCACTCGGCCTCCTCATCATCGCGATTTACTCGTTTTTGATCGCGTTCGTCCTCCCACTTCCCAGTGAGATCGTCCTCGCGCCGGCTGGGCAGATGCAACTCGGCCTCCCATACGGGCCGACGCTCGCGGTGATCATCCTCGTCAGCGGGATCGGGAAGGCAGCGGGCAGTGTCTTTGCCTTCCATATCGGGCAAGAGGCCAAGGAGTACGGCCCGCTCGTCAGACGAATCAAGGCTTCTCGATTCGACGTCATCGGGTGGTCCGAACGGAAGACCGTCCAACTCGCTCGCCGTTTCGGGTACGTCGGTCTCGCGATGGCGCTTTCGGTCCCGTTTTTCCCCGATACGATATCGATCTATGCGTTCACGATCCTCGAAGAGGACTATTTCAAGTTCGCGCTGGCGACGTTCGCGGGCAGCGTTGGCCGGCTACTGGTGACAATCGGGGCCTTCGGTAGCGTCTTCGTGCTGTTTTGA
- a CDS encoding PhzF family phenazine biosynthesis protein, which produces MTAQDRREVHLVDAFTTEPFSGNPAGVVPDADGLEADQMQAIAAEMGASETVFVQETGDADRRLRYFTPEQEADLCGHATIAAYARLFDRAAVEAGTETVATGAGKVSVDVESDGTVWLDGAEPSVEAVDIDYDELAAALGLTETAFAGVGEDLPVARASTGMPFLIVPVNYFEQLGDVSPDLAAIEALAEAHDAAGIYAFTFDTLDRESTVHGRLFAPTLGVSEDPVTGTASGAVGAYLRRFSGVEGTEFRCEQGDFLDRSGRVRVRTANGVRVGGRAVTTLSGQIALPETADSEIIEA; this is translated from the coding sequence ATGACCGCCCAAGATCGACGCGAGGTACACCTCGTCGACGCGTTCACGACCGAACCGTTTTCGGGCAACCCGGCAGGGGTCGTCCCCGACGCCGACGGACTCGAGGCCGACCAGATGCAGGCGATCGCGGCCGAGATGGGTGCCAGCGAGACGGTCTTCGTTCAGGAGACCGGGGACGCCGATCGGCGGCTCCGCTATTTTACACCCGAACAGGAGGCCGACCTCTGTGGCCACGCGACGATCGCTGCCTACGCCCGTCTGTTCGACCGGGCGGCGGTCGAGGCTGGCACCGAGACAGTCGCGACGGGTGCCGGCAAAGTGTCGGTCGACGTCGAGTCTGACGGGACAGTCTGGCTCGATGGGGCCGAGCCGTCGGTCGAGGCGGTCGACATCGATTACGACGAACTCGCGGCCGCGCTGGGACTCACTGAGACCGCCTTCGCCGGCGTCGGCGAGGACCTGCCGGTCGCCCGCGCTTCGACCGGCATGCCGTTTCTGATCGTTCCCGTCAACTACTTCGAGCAACTCGGGGACGTCTCGCCCGATCTAGCGGCGATCGAGGCGCTTGCCGAGGCCCACGACGCGGCCGGGATCTACGCGTTCACCTTCGACACGCTGGATCGTGAATCGACGGTTCACGGACGACTGTTCGCCCCGACGCTGGGAGTCAGTGAGGATCCGGTGACGGGGACCGCGAGCGGTGCCGTCGGGGCGTACCTGCGACGATTCAGCGGCGTGGAGGGAACGGAGTTTCGGTGTGAACAGGGTGATTTCCTCGATCGGTCCGGGCGTGTTCGCGTCCGGACTGCCAACGGCGTCCGTGTCGGTGGGCGTGCGGTGACGACGCTCTCGGGCCAGATCGCCCTCCCGGAGACAGCAGACAGTGAGATCATCGAAGCGTGA
- a CDS encoding ABC transporter permease, whose product MKHSDTDSEDGLEWTYDASQEVGMTRREKLREYYQEYLYKPALVAWSDWRTRIGYAIVGLYLAIALIAQFNLYRPPEANQEMPMLQAFQEGSAILGSNTIGQDILSLMIHATPEMLIMIVSGAVFAIVIAVLVGTFAGFKGGRVDSALMFAADVGMSIPGLPLVLVLTSTLRPTNPAVIGIIITINYWAGLSRAIRAQTLSIRENSYVEASRVMGVSTPRIMFKDIIPNLMPYITVNFVNACRAVIFFSVGLYYLGFLPYTNANWGVVLNNAYTQGAILGGSYVWLMAPIVMIMLLSLGLILIAQGMDRVFNPRVRTRLAGESESVEGDAEEDDVDTFGGAM is encoded by the coding sequence GTGAAGCATTCTGACACTGATTCCGAAGACGGACTCGAATGGACCTACGACGCCTCCCAAGAAGTCGGGATGACGCGTCGTGAGAAGCTACGTGAGTATTATCAGGAGTATCTCTACAAGCCGGCCCTCGTCGCCTGGTCAGACTGGCGAACGCGGATCGGCTACGCGATCGTCGGCTTGTATCTCGCTATCGCTCTGATCGCACAGTTCAATCTCTACCGCCCGCCAGAGGCAAATCAGGAGATGCCGATGCTACAGGCCTTCCAGGAAGGGTCCGCAATCCTCGGCTCGAACACGATCGGCCAGGATATCCTCTCGTTGATGATCCACGCGACCCCGGAGATGCTCATCATGATCGTCTCTGGGGCAGTCTTCGCGATCGTCATCGCCGTGCTCGTCGGCACCTTCGCTGGATTCAAAGGCGGCCGAGTCGATAGCGCGTTGATGTTCGCCGCTGACGTCGGGATGTCGATCCCGGGGCTCCCGCTCGTGCTGGTGTTGACCTCGACGCTGCGGCCGACGAATCCCGCTGTCATCGGGATCATTATCACGATCAACTACTGGGCCGGTCTCTCGCGAGCGATTCGAGCACAGACTCTCTCGATCCGTGAGAACAGTTACGTGGAGGCCTCTCGAGTAATGGGCGTCAGCACGCCCCGCATCATGTTCAAGGATATCATCCCGAACCTGATGCCGTACATTACCGTTAACTTCGTCAACGCGTGCCGAGCCGTGATCTTCTTCTCGGTCGGGTTGTACTACCTTGGGTTCCTTCCCTACACGAACGCGAACTGGGGTGTTGTCCTCAACAACGCCTACACTCAGGGCGCAATCCTCGGCGGTTCGTACGTCTGGCTCATGGCGCCGATCGTGATGATCATGCTCCTGTCGCTCGGGCTGATTCTCATCGCTCAGGGGATGGACCGCGTGTTCAACCCGCGTGTCCGGACCCGGCTGGCCGGCGAGTCAGAATCCGTCGAAGGTGACGCTGAGGAAGACGATGTCGACACCTTCGGAGGTGCTATGTAA
- the mfnA gene encoding tyrosine decarboxylase MfnA, producing the protein MQRAVPQDFDRVLSSMCTEPHPAARETAQQFLATNPGDPGTYQTVARLEERAVELLGEITALDDPAGYITSGGTEANIQAVRIARNYADADEPNVVVPESAHFSFRKAAEMLDVELRDVPTTDYRADVDAVADALDDQTVGIVAVAGTTEYGHVDPIPALADLAADAGALLHVDAAFGGFFLPFTDIEWNFAHAGVDTMTIDPHKAGQAAVPAGGFLARSTDYLDELTIDTPYLESESQFTLTGTRSGAGVASAVEAMETLWPEGYREQYQASMDNAHWLAKRFQERGYNVVGPELPLLAADVSLELVEQLRDRGWRVTKTGSGEMRVVCMPHVTRSMLQTFVADLDWF; encoded by the coding sequence ATGCAGCGGGCCGTGCCGCAGGACTTCGACCGTGTGCTCTCGTCGATGTGTACTGAGCCCCATCCAGCGGCTCGCGAGACAGCCCAACAGTTCCTCGCGACCAACCCTGGCGACCCGGGAACCTATCAGACGGTCGCCAGGCTCGAAGAACGTGCAGTCGAGCTCTTAGGCGAGATAACGGCACTTGACGATCCGGCTGGATACATCACCAGCGGCGGCACGGAGGCAAACATCCAGGCTGTCCGGATCGCCCGCAATTACGCCGACGCCGACGAACCGAACGTCGTCGTGCCAGAGAGTGCACACTTCAGCTTCCGGAAGGCGGCGGAGATGCTCGATGTCGAACTTCGGGACGTGCCGACGACTGACTACCGGGCGGACGTGGATGCGGTGGCTGACGCCCTCGACGACCAAACGGTCGGGATCGTCGCCGTCGCGGGCACGACCGAGTACGGCCACGTCGATCCCATCCCTGCGCTGGCGGACCTGGCCGCGGACGCTGGCGCACTCCTCCACGTCGATGCGGCCTTCGGTGGGTTCTTTTTGCCTTTTACCGACATCGAGTGGAACTTCGCCCACGCCGGTGTCGATACGATGACGATCGATCCGCACAAGGCCGGTCAGGCGGCCGTCCCGGCTGGGGGCTTTCTGGCGCGATCGACGGACTACTTAGACGAGTTGACCATCGATACGCCCTACCTCGAATCGGAGTCACAGTTCACCCTGACCGGGACCCGGAGCGGAGCCGGCGTGGCCAGTGCCGTCGAGGCCATGGAAACGCTGTGGCCGGAGGGCTATCGCGAGCAGTATCAGGCCTCGATGGACAACGCCCACTGGCTTGCCAAGCGCTTCCAAGAGCGCGGCTACAACGTCGTCGGCCCGGAACTACCCCTCCTCGCTGCGGATGTCTCCCTGGAACTCGTCGAACAACTCCGGGATCGTGGCTGGCGGGTTACCAAAACGGGCTCGGGTGAAATGCGCGTCGTCTGTATGCCCCACGTCACGCGCTCGATGTTGCAGACGTTCGTCGCGGATCTGGACTGGTTTTGA
- the metG gene encoding methionine--tRNA ligase: MSHDEFPTDNPAVVTCGLPYANGDLHIGHLRTYVGGDVLTRALEKLGQETTFVSGSDMHGTPIAVQAIEDDIDPEAFALEYHQQYEETFPRFSVDFDNYGHTHQETNRELTHEIVEALEAEGYVDEQQIKVAWDPEDDQPLPDRYVVGTCPYCGEQARGDECDEGCGRHLEPGEIEDPVSKISGNPAEYRERTHKFFKVSELADYLSGFLDRLEGTPNAQNQPRQWIEEGLQDWCITRDLDWGFDYPGDEAESEDLVLYVWVDAPIEYIASTKQYTERVGPDTYDWAETWKESGEIVHVIGRDIIQHHTIFWPAMLQVAEYNEPRAVVASGFMSLDGDAFSTSRNRAIWAEEYLDEGFHPDLLRYYLTTVGGFQDDIDFSWDRFRERVNGELVGTVGNFAYRSLLFAYRNFEGTPDVELSTEVEDRIADAIADFEAGVNDYSIRKATQAAVELATFGNEYIQRHEPWNLDDEAAAPVIRDCVQIAKAVAVLMQPTTPETARRLWDQLDEDGSVAEVTLDAALEAPPVAFGEPTELFEKIPAERVADLNEKLEQRVQATTADAETENDDTAGDDGTVMDLEPLAEERIDFDDFQALDIRVGQIVEAEPIEDSDDLVRLDVDIGLETRQVVAGIKQLHDVETLPETRVVLLANMEKAELFGYESNGMVLAAGEEADLLTTQADAPLGSKIR, encoded by the coding sequence ATGAGCCACGACGAGTTCCCGACCGACAACCCGGCTGTGGTGACCTGCGGGTTGCCCTACGCCAACGGCGATCTGCACATCGGTCACTTGCGGACGTACGTCGGCGGCGACGTGTTGACTCGTGCCCTAGAGAAACTCGGCCAGGAGACGACTTTCGTCTCCGGGTCTGACATGCACGGGACGCCGATCGCCGTCCAGGCGATCGAAGACGACATCGACCCCGAAGCGTTCGCCTTGGAGTACCACCAACAGTACGAGGAGACGTTCCCGCGCTTTTCGGTCGACTTCGATAACTACGGCCACACCCACCAAGAGACCAACCGCGAGCTGACCCACGAGATCGTCGAAGCCCTCGAAGCCGAGGGCTACGTCGACGAACAGCAGATCAAGGTCGCCTGGGACCCCGAAGACGACCAGCCACTCCCCGACCGCTACGTCGTCGGGACCTGTCCCTACTGCGGTGAGCAAGCACGGGGCGACGAGTGTGACGAGGGCTGTGGTCGCCACCTCGAACCCGGCGAGATCGAGGACCCCGTCTCGAAGATCTCGGGCAACCCCGCCGAGTATCGCGAGCGCACCCACAAGTTCTTCAAAGTCTCCGAACTCGCCGACTATCTCTCCGGGTTCCTCGACCGTCTCGAGGGGACGCCGAACGCCCAGAACCAGCCCCGCCAGTGGATCGAAGAGGGGTTGCAGGACTGGTGTATCACCCGGGACCTCGATTGGGGCTTCGACTACCCCGGCGACGAGGCCGAGAGCGAAGATCTCGTCCTGTACGTCTGGGTCGATGCGCCGATCGAGTACATCGCCTCGACGAAGCAATACACCGAGCGCGTCGGTCCCGACACCTACGACTGGGCCGAAACCTGGAAGGAGAGTGGCGAGATCGTCCACGTCATCGGGCGGGACATCATCCAGCACCACACGATCTTCTGGCCCGCCATGCTCCAGGTCGCCGAGTACAACGAACCACGGGCCGTCGTCGCAAGCGGGTTCATGAGTCTGGACGGCGACGCCTTCTCGACGAGTCGAAACCGGGCGATCTGGGCAGAGGAGTACCTCGATGAAGGGTTCCACCCCGATCTCTTGCGGTACTATCTGACGACTGTCGGTGGCTTTCAGGACGACATCGACTTCTCGTGGGATCGGTTCCGCGAGCGCGTCAACGGCGAGTTGGTCGGGACGGTCGGCAACTTCGCTTACCGATCGCTCCTCTTTGCCTACCGCAATTTCGAGGGGACACCCGACGTCGAACTGTCCACAGAAGTCGAGGATCGGATCGCGGACGCGATCGCCGACTTCGAGGCCGGCGTCAACGATTACTCGATCCGGAAAGCCACGCAGGCCGCGGTCGAACTGGCGACGTTCGGCAACGAGTACATCCAGCGCCACGAACCCTGGAATCTCGACGACGAGGCGGCCGCGCCGGTCATTCGAGACTGTGTTCAGATCGCCAAGGCTGTCGCCGTCCTCATGCAACCGACCACGCCCGAGACGGCACGGCGGCTCTGGGACCAGCTCGATGAAGACGGGTCGGTCGCCGAGGTTACACTCGACGCCGCGCTGGAAGCGCCGCCCGTCGCCTTCGGTGAACCGACCGAACTCTTCGAGAAAATCCCAGCCGAACGTGTCGCGGACCTCAACGAGAAACTCGAACAGCGAGTCCAAGCGACCACCGCAGACGCGGAAACCGAAAACGACGATACGGCTGGAGACGACGGGACCGTTATGGACCTCGAACCACTCGCCGAGGAACGGATCGACTTCGACGACTTCCAGGCGTTGGACATCCGCGTCGGGCAGATCGTCGAGGCCGAGCCGATCGAAGACAGCGACGATCTCGTTCGGCTTGACGTCGATATCGGGCTAGAGACGCGCCAAGTTGTCGCCGGGATCAAGCAACTGCACGACGTCGAAACGCTTCCGGAGACGCGGGTCGTCCTACTGGCGAACATGGAGAAAGCAGAACTGTTTGGCTACGAGTCCAACGGCATGGTGCTTGCTGCCGGCGAGGAAGCTGATCTGTTGACGACCCAGGCAGATGCACCGCTCGGGTCGAAGATCCGCTGA